A region from the uncultured Draconibacterium sp. genome encodes:
- a CDS encoding HNH endonuclease, producing MSNLHYHILYLNQGVTKYGKAPHKPVLLLAVIESFESGEIVENWIEITDALVQRFLDIWNVVVKTHHTPTFALPFFHLKNEKGEFWKLITYPGKEIPTTRSNSIKSLRALDATVLAAQLSEELYLVFIDPIKRREIKATLLSKYFGIKQVSEYASAEVYSAKVKAQMLYDPEKNYARTVKQTLNQQPKEVRDEFVAARSAVFRKAILEVYDNQCAISGLKVADGKNRSLVDACHITPFAETYNDSIRNGLALSPTFHRAFDRGLIAISDKYKILVHPKLKDFNPETGIKQFNNRDIFLPTNSQFHPSGKHLREHRSKFGF from the coding sequence ATGAGCAACCTTCACTACCATATCCTCTACCTAAACCAAGGCGTAACCAAATACGGCAAGGCTCCCCATAAGCCAGTGCTTTTATTGGCGGTGATAGAGAGTTTTGAAAGTGGTGAGATTGTGGAGAATTGGATTGAGATTACCGATGCCTTGGTGCAGCGCTTTCTTGATATTTGGAATGTTGTGGTAAAAACACACCATACACCCACCTTTGCTTTGCCCTTTTTTCATCTTAAAAACGAAAAAGGTGAGTTTTGGAAACTTATTACCTATCCCGGAAAAGAGATTCCAACCACAAGAAGCAATTCAATAAAAAGTTTAAGGGCTCTTGATGCCACAGTTTTGGCAGCGCAGCTTTCAGAAGAACTGTATTTGGTATTCATTGATCCGATAAAACGCAGGGAAATAAAGGCTACATTGCTAAGTAAATACTTTGGTATAAAGCAGGTTTCGGAGTATGCGTCGGCAGAAGTTTATTCGGCAAAAGTGAAAGCACAAATGCTTTACGATCCTGAAAAAAACTATGCCCGAACAGTAAAACAAACCCTAAACCAACAACCTAAAGAAGTTCGTGATGAATTTGTGGCTGCCCGTAGTGCTGTTTTCCGTAAAGCCATTTTGGAAGTTTACGATAATCAGTGTGCAATAAGCGGGTTAAAAGTTGCTGATGGTAAAAACCGTTCCTTGGTTGATGCCTGTCACATTACCCCATTTGCCGAAACTTATAACGATTCAATCCGAAACGGACTGGCACTTTCGCCAACTTTTCACCGTGCTTTTGATCGCGGCCTGATTGCTATTTCCGATAAGTACAAAATCTTAGTTCATCCAAAACTAAAAGACTTTAACCCGGAAACAGGTATCAAACAATTCAATAATAGAGATATCTTTCTCCCAACTAACAGCCAATTTCATCCTTCGGGAAAACACCTTCGGGAGCACCGTTCAAAATTTGGATTCTAA